The sequence below is a genomic window from Hyperolius riggenbachi isolate aHypRig1 chromosome 7, aHypRig1.pri, whole genome shotgun sequence.
TAAACATTCTTTCCTTAGTTGATACAGAGAAAATAAAACTGCAgtatttcaaaataaaaagtcatttttaggagtaggaggacagatacaattgtttatctcatcagtttactttcacctcaggtttccttgaaGCTGGATTTACACTTAGATACATTGCATTGAGTTGCATCCCATTGCAGAAGCTTTTTTCAGTGGGATGAAACGCAACGTGACACAACTCAATGCAACTCAACGCAGCAACTTGATGCAACACAACTCAAACCTTAAAGCTGGTACACACATACGAGGACTGTCAATACTTCTGGGGCAACAGTTCAGGGAAAAGTTCTGTATAGATGCACCACTAGCGACTAGCCTAGAGGCTAGAGATGTGTCTGTTACTGTGGAAGAGGTGgatgagagatatgcatgaggcttCTGGTGGGTGGGGTAAGTAGGAGAACAATGCACATGGCTGCCAATCAGGTGTCAGACATTGGTAAGATCCACATTTATTGAAGAAATAGGGTGATAACTAGAGGTATGAGACACATCTTCTCATTAAAAGCTTAATTTGAGACGCTTTGGATCACCGAGATATGTGCAGCTTTATCCTCTGGAGGCAATGCAGACACCTGGCTGATGCTATCAAAAGCCGATGTAAACACAGCCACCAAATCATGctttaaaaaagtaaaatattCCACAGTGAAACCATCAGGCCCTGATGCTTTCCTTGATTCTAGACCCTAAACCACCCCCAAAAACTCTACTTCACTAATGGgcttgttaaagcggaatatacggtaaccctgcatttcaactttgctctaaaacattattcacagtatattatatgcaaccagcattttttttttttactagaccagcattggaagggttacacagggctttaaagttcctggagatttctgcagaggcatcggaagctgaaatagatacattttgtttacataaatgtatctaagtgttgaatgtgactcatctctctgactgagaaggagcttggaggacagccaaagagtgtgtaacatttatcaatagatacatataactagatagaatgtaacaatctgaacttctgcatatctctccacggaactttaaacctctgtgtttacccTTCCAATGcttgtctagtaaaaaaaaatgctttttgcatataatatgctgtaaataatattttagaacaaagttgaaatgcagggttatattccgctttaagcatacTAATTTGCTTGGTGGATACCGGCGGGACCCGATTCTGGTAAATAAATTCCTCTATATTACCCTCGGAGACTACCTGGCTGGCAATATTGTATAACCTAGAGTAGTAGGCCCAAAAGCCCCGGCAATCTCCTCAGTTGTGTGCACTCTgcggcccgggggaggcagagctttgcactgtagctctgcctccagtcgcgcCAATCTCCGCagatccccgcccctctcagtcttctttcactgagaggggctgggagaGGCGATGATCTGCAGAGATTGATACGACTAGAGGCAGAgtacagtgcaaagctctgcctcctccaggaaatgAGGGgagaattttgccctggggattttggGGTGATACAACCTCGTTGTGCCGTGCTGTTGCGGTGAATTAGCTCTGGTGTTAATGCTTAACATatgtggggctcgattcacaaagcgctgctaacccagttagcatgcctaaaagactttaggcatgataaccattgcaccacgctggtgaaaagccagtttaggcatgataagtttaggtgtgataagtttaggtgtgataagtttaggcgtgataagtttagataagtgtagatagtgtgcaaagtcccgcatgcaaagcagcgccattaaactctattcgaagtgcaccaaactttgctagcgtaaaacttttgatcagctgtgcactgcggtgcaaacgcagttggtgcttaaacttatcatgcctaaacttatcacacctaaacttatcatgtctaaacttatcacacctaaacttatcacacctaaacttatcatgcctaaactgagtttaggcgtgataaagggcttttcaccagggtgctaactgttagcaccgctttgtgaatcaggcccgtggacattaaaaatagaaaatgaatttggcttcagactctttttgAATCTCAATTGATTATTCATTCTATAAAACTCCAGGACCTTCTTTTAGGCATTCCTAGCTTCCATCAACTTTGATAGACTGGCCTCCATTTGAGATGCTTTATGGTCAAGCTGATAAATAACATCTAACACAGATCAAATTTGTTTATCCTGCTCCCTCTATGTTCGCACCCCGTGCTGGATCAACGCACCCCTCATAACACACTTATGTGTGTACCAAACATTATTTCAGAAACCACAGTGGAGAAAGTTCCTGTTTTACCTGATCATTTTTGTAATGCTATCTCTAATTATTTGCGTCTCACTGACCATACCAACCCCTCAGCCACCTAAAACGATGTCAGGTTTTATTACTATTTGTTACTCTGTTGAAGGGATATACTTTTCATTTACTATGCTTGGAAATACAACTAGAAATATTGAAAAATCCTACCAGCAGAATACAAACATAAACAGCAATAATCACCAGGGAGAAGAACTAGTTTTTCACAGACTACCAAATTTAGCGACAGTACAAGAAGTAAGAGGTAATGGGATGTATTCACTAATGTCCAGTAAGCAAAATAACATGCATAAAGTATTACTGCACAAGGAGTAGAGGAGAGTACAATACattgcatgcaatgcattacgctcAACTAGGCTTTATTTTGCTTACCGCATTTAGTGAATCTACCCCAATGTCCAAAGAGCATAAGCTGGCTTGCACACTGCAAACACCAAGTGCAACTAATAAGGAATGTATAGTTAACTTTTACTAACCACAAGTAACAACAAAATATTATGAACAGTTGCCCTCAAACCACAATTTGAAAACTTATGTAATTTAGCTCTGTACCTACTTGAGTCAGAAGACTTCTTTGTGCGCAGTTGATGCCCCCAATTAGGACCATATTGGGCATAATAGGTCTTGGAAATTCGAATATAAAGTCATATCTCAAaagccaaacagaagctctgccaaACAGATCCAAAACTGTGACATCCTTCTGCAGGAAATCTGAAGCCAGGCGGGCAAAGGGAGCATAGAATACGCGACACATTATATACTCAATATAACTTAATATGAAGTTGTTCACTCTCTGCCTAAAGTTCATGTGATCTGTATACTCAGTAAAAAACCTGGGAACATATGAAGGTGGTGTTGGAGACTGTGCCGCTTCCAAGTCTGCCCCGAAGAATGACGCTCTTACGAAGGACAGAGTAGGAAGAGAAAGATGttcagcaatgatttctccacagGGGTAGGATGCATCAGTCAACATAGCATCAAACTTGTACTCCTCTAGATACTTCATAAGGCCTTCATTTCGCAGGAGGCTTTCACACTGTATGACCACATAACTGGTGAGGGTTGCTATTTTATCATACATCAGTATCATATTCTCTAGAGCAGACCTTCGTTGAAACGTCTGATGACCAGTTTCAGTGACCATTGAATCCATAAGCTCCTTAGGGTAAGGCACAGGAAAAATTCTCACTGTGACGTTATCCATCTTCTTCACATACATATGAACTTCAGGGACAACCAAAACAATCTGGTGACCTCTTTGTGACAAACTCTCCACCAATTTTCTCATGGCAAGCCAAGGACTTCCATCCATAGGTATAACAAGCAACTTGCTACCTTCAGTTACTGTAAACGATGTGCAAAAAAGGATCCCAAGAACACAGAAAAGCAAACCTCCGGTATACATGGCTAAATCCGAGTTCAGAATAAACGTTAGGCTAGGTGCAAAGTCTTTTTACAGAATGAACTTTGACCATAAAAAGAGCATTATGAGCCTGAAATCAGTGCtaacacaaaaagaaaaacacacaggAAAAAGTAAATGCAATCCGGCCAGTTGGTGATCGACGAGTGCTGACATGCAATGCTAAGAATATGCTAGCAAAGACACTCAGTAAATACCTTACAAATAAGGGAACTGCATACCTACATGATTTACAAGTATGAATGTGGACAGATTTAGAAACAGTAAACAATTTAGAAACAGTAAACAAATATTACAAAAAAGGAGTATAGAAGACAATCTCCATGCTTTGCTGAATGGAATCTTTTTCCTTTGCTCCCAGCCAAACCCAGTGGGTGTCAGAAAACATAAATGCCTGAGATATTCAGTATGATAAACTCCTTTCAACAGAGAAGTTTGAAGATTGATGGGAGAAAGAAATATAATGCAGAACAGAGTTTACATAGCGATGCATGCAATATCATttaaaacctccctggcggtatgattatttccagattcttTTTCCAAAAGCGGtgaaattttttcacaagctttcagaccctaaaaatcataccgcttgatagatctgcagcagccctgcacattccacacctcaGATGGATCCAATTCGGGATTACTgctcagaactgcagattttcgtcccgagcctgactcggggttaccgctagggaAAGCATGTAAAACCCCATACACACGGGTGAATAGATGTCGCCCTTCAGGAATTGGGACCCTGTCTCCTGGGCAACATTGCTGGGCCTATGCTGTACAGACGTGTTCTGTTGCAATGCAGGCGAGTGTAGGGTTTACGTAGTGGTGCAAACATGACATCATGTGGCAGGCGAGGCAGTGGCGAGAAGAAAGGTCACGTCTCGGCCAAGTTGATCTACCTGGTGGATCGCTTGCAGGGAGGCGGTCAGGGTTATGAGAtactgtacacacattagattatCGGCTGAGGTCGTCGTTATCGGCTACCTCACCTGATTTTAATTAAgcgtgtgtgtatgggccttaagacatAGAAAAATGAAGAGAAGACTAAGTAATTactgttatggtggccactaatgatgcaaCCTTTTTCATTCAGTCTTACCATTTTTaagtaatataagggactgtctAAATGATTCATGCAATATATTTACTCAGTTtatccttatactacatagatctgGTAAGATTGGATGTAAAAGATTGTATCACTAGTGGGGAGTGGAGGAGACACCTAATGTTGCTGTCTGGGGATGAGAGGGCACCTaatatggctatactggggggcccaaTGTTAACTTTTGTCCAGGGACCCATTTTATCTAGAACCAATGCTCCTTAATTTGGTATTTTCATATTAGCCTTtcgaacagtggtgctcagcaagatttcggatatccgaactacccagataatccgaactttttccactatccgaactttgaatagcaattcgaatattttttaaaatccgaatagagtatccgagcaaactcagatttcccatctgaaatccgaaatccgggcggatagttagttcagctatccgagcagaagccaaaattaccttcaatggcaaaaatccctttcgaaggcatcgagagagaaagagagagagagagagaggcctcCGGAAGAGGTTTTTGCCATttaaagagacttttggaagcattttaagccatttttcaggtcacttccggttttctatccagatatccgaatccggacggatactgaggtcagatatctgattcggatccggattggaaaattttaaactcagatatccgacccgggtcggatatctgggtatccggatccgaattagatctagatagtgaaaagtggtatctgagcagcactgctTTCGAACTAACAAATAATTGGCTAACAGCTGATTTGAGATGGTGGGGAGAAAACTTCAGAAGGAAATTAGCCGCTCCCCTCCTCtgactaaaggtgtgtacacacatccgacTTTATGCCTGATTGTCATTTGGATTGGTCATTTGAACAACTTGTCAGGCAAACAACATGTTGTTTAAATGTCacgtacacatgtccaacaaagCGGCTAAATGTCacgtacacatgtccaacaaagCGGCTAAATGTCacgtacacatgtccaacaaagCGGCCAACAATCTAATTTACATGTCTTTTGACAGACTAGACGTTCAGTTATAAAAGACGTGCGTAATCACGTTGATAGAAATCCTGGTATCCTGTACCTCTACTCACATGCTCCGACGTATTAGTTGGTCAAACAAACGCTGGTCGTTTGTACACACGTACGGACCTGACAGTCGTTTAATGACAGTTGGTCCAactgatccgccaagcggatcgggCAAAAcagctgttatcagtcgctcgactATGCATGCCCACGTccagggctgatcggaacagctgaattccgatttcgtcgaaattcCGTGTACCGCAGGCGAAAACcgaatttcgtgttccgaattttcgtgttccaagtgcatttctattgaagtcaatagtgccagcttccgcggttaattgtaaagcccccatagatgctatcatcaccaaatttggcatgtatattaagcagatgagtaggaacatggtaaaaaaaaattgtgaaaagaccttatagtttttgagcaaatcgatttcaaagtttcataggaaaaatggttttaaactgtgtaaaatgacactgctgcagtacaggttactgcattccgagttctgtatacaaattgtatacatttcatgaaaacagacagcgtggggtcccccctcccaagtctccttaaccccttgtcccccatgcaggctgggatagccagaatgtggagtcccggccacgtggggcttcgtaccctgagctataccagcccgcatggtccgtggtatgggggaggggctctggaggagaggggcggccaacctccccctctcccccagagcccttgtccaatccatggacaaaggggctcttccccacctccggtggcccaggaggaggtgcgggccgccgacgtcctggggggttcatggtgccatccggggttcccctttaacaagcggaccctggaagccgccccctcccaggagaaatgagtataggggtacacagtaccccttacccatttcagcagagttaaaaaaagaaataaaaacacgtagaaaaaagtcctttattgttctaaattaaccagggatacttaccttgcgaaaatcccacgccagtatccttaggagtggtcccacgccagtatcctcttaggacatctcaccaccctcccacaccgacgaactcccaccactgaatggtcacagtcagcctctgcatctgtatagcagaggctatgaacactaaaatgttgcctttgaaacaagaaatttcgtcaaacagtgatgcgatcaaaatggccactgggaaatcccagaacgctggaggccacactagagtggcgaaaccagcaatttttcacatagatggtgggtccaggtgaccagagtaggaggtgccctggtcccctggacccacctatttatgtgaaataacgctcaatctgacactctgaggtggcctccggggaacggggattccccagcagccattttgtttattacactatttgccgaaaattcttgttttagcaaacaattctcgtgtttctagcttatgcaatacagattgcagaggctgtctatagcCATTCAGCCCCGTGAGTTGGGCGGGTGCGTGGGACCacccctgaggatactggcgtgggaccactcctgaggatactggtgtgggattattgcaaggtaagtatccctcgttgatttagaataataaaggacttttttcgttgtcgtgtttttatttctttttttaactctctgctgaaatgggtaaggggcaccgtgtacccctatactcatttctcctggggagggggcggcttccggagtctgcttcttaaaggggactcccggatggcaccataaaccccccaggacgtcggcggcccccacctcctcctgggccatggattggacaaggggtcgGGGGGCTCGAGGAGGCTTGGCtgtccctctcctccagagccccccccatactatggaccatgcaggctggtatagctcagggtgcgaagccccacgtggcccggACTCCGCatcctggctatcccagcctgcatgggggacaaggggttaaggaggcttgggaggggggaccccacttgctgtctgttttcatgaaatgaatACAATATGTGTACAGAACTTGGAATGCagcaacctgtactgcagcactgtcactttacacagtttaaaaaccatttttcctatgaaactttaaaatcgtttatttcaaaaactataaggtcttttcacaaaaatttttttttaccatgttcctactcatctgcttaatatacatgccaaatttggtgatgatagcatgtaagggggcttcacaattaaccatggaatttagcactattgacttcaatgtaaacgcgaattcggGTACATGGAATTGCCGAATTTTCaagtttcgagtgcttactcagaactgccaaattccgatagCAAACTCGGAATCCTAGAGCTCAGCCCTACACACGTCCAATTTGTCGTTCAAATGACAAGTTGATCGGAAAAGTTGGATGTGTGCACGCACCTTTAAACTAACCTCTcctcttcctaacactaacctcccctatctgatgcctaacactcagGCTCATACTGACCCAGCGGGAACTCGGGAGAATCCCCGGTGGGCCACGGGGCCTCCGTCTCCAGGCCCCGTATCGAACGGCAGGAGGGGGTAGTACTGCAGGAAGGTGGCGGCTTGGTCACACAGGGGCGGGGAGGGGGCCCAACTCCCCCCTACCTCACTTGGGTGCCCATCCTTGCGCTTGTTGGCACTGCACACCGCCCGGCATCCTCAGACCAGCGGTAGCTACACTGAAGATTCTTGTAGATGTTGCCCAGTGACCTTGcataaacaggaagtgacatcactgctcacttcctttaTTTGAAGTATACGCGCCGTCACTGAGCAGCGTATGCACGAATCTTCAGTGTAGCTACCACTGGTCTGAGGATGCCGGGCAGAGTGCAGTGCCAGCAAGCGAGAGAGGGAGACCCCGGGCACGGACCTTGTGGTAACGGTGAGTC
It includes:
- the LOC137524864 gene encoding UDP-glucuronosyltransferase 1A1-like isoform X5; this translates as MYTGGLLFCVLGILFCTSFTVTEGSKLLVIPMDGSPWLAMRKLVESLSQRGHQIVLVVPEVHMYVKKMDNVTVRIFPVPYPKELMDSMVTETGHQTFQRRSALENMILMYDKIATLTSYVVIQCESLLRNEGLMKYLEEYKFDAMLTDASYPCGEIIAEHLSLPTLSFVRASFFGADLEAAQSPTPPSYVPRFFTEYTDHMNFRQRVNNFILSYIEYIMCRVFYAPFARLASDFLQKDVTVLDLFGRASVWLLRYDFIFEFPRPIMPNMVLIGGINCAQRSLLTQEFEKLVNSSGEHGFVVFSLGSMVSEIPMHKAMDIAEALGSIPQTVIWRYTGPPPSNLEENTHLVKWLPQNDLLAHPKARAFITHAGSHGIYEGICNAVPMVMLPLFGDQMDNAKRIESRGAGITLNVLDMTPDDLTNALKSVINVPSYKENIHRLSDLHLDRPIHPLDLAVYWVEFVMRHKGAPHLRPAAHDLNWIQYHSIDVFAFLLAVLVISLFISIKCCAFTLRCCCGRKSSGGKSKSKSKSKKE